From one Pagrus major chromosome 21, Pma_NU_1.0 genomic stretch:
- the cirbpa gene encoding cold inducible RNA binding protein a isoform X1 codes for MSDEGKLFIGGLSFETNEESLAAAFGKYGTIEKVDVIRDKETGRSRGFGFVKYDNAEDAKDAMNAMNGKSLDGRAIRVDEAGKGGRSRGGFQSGGRGGGGRFSGSRGRGGYNGDRSYNDRSYGDRGFGGERSFGGGGGYRSGGYTSGGGGGGGGYRDNRGQGGYSERSGSYRDGYDGYDW; via the exons ATGTCGGACGAGGGTAAACTGTTTATCGGAGGACTGAGCTTCGAGACCAACGAGGAGTCTCTGGCTGCGGCCTTCGGCAAATACGGAACCATCGAAAAAG TGGATGTGatcagagacaaagagacgGGGAGATCTCGCGGGTTCGGCTTCGTGAAATACGACAATGCAGAAGACGCTAAAGATGCCATGAACGCAATGAACGGCAAG TCTCTAGATGGTCGGGCTATTCGTGTGGATGAGGCAGGAAAGGGTGGACGCTCCAGAGGAGGTTTCCAGTCAGGTGGACGTGGCGGCGGTGGAAGATTCAGTGGATCAAGGGGGCGAG GTGGTTACAACGGTGACAGGAGCTACAATGACAGGAGTTACGGCGATAGGGGCTTCGGAGGTGAGAGGAGCTTTGGTGGCGGCGGCGGATACAGGAGTGGAGGATATacctcaggaggtggtggtggcggcGGTGGATACAGAGACAACAG GGGTCAGGGTGGATACAGTGAGCGCTCTGGATCCTACCGCGACGGATATGACGGCTATG ACTGGTGA
- the cirbpa gene encoding cold inducible RNA binding protein a isoform X2, with product MSDEGKLFIGGLSFETNEESLAAAFGKYGTIEKVDVIRDKETGRSRGFGFVKYDNAEDAKDAMNAMNGKSLDGRAIRVDEAGKGGRSRGGFQSGGRGGGGRFSGSRGRGGYNGDRSYNDRSYGDRGFGGERSFGGGGGYRSGGYTSGGGGGGGGYRDNRGQGGYSERSGSYRDGYDGYAAHE from the exons ATGTCGGACGAGGGTAAACTGTTTATCGGAGGACTGAGCTTCGAGACCAACGAGGAGTCTCTGGCTGCGGCCTTCGGCAAATACGGAACCATCGAAAAAG TGGATGTGatcagagacaaagagacgGGGAGATCTCGCGGGTTCGGCTTCGTGAAATACGACAATGCAGAAGACGCTAAAGATGCCATGAACGCAATGAACGGCAAG TCTCTAGATGGTCGGGCTATTCGTGTGGATGAGGCAGGAAAGGGTGGACGCTCCAGAGGAGGTTTCCAGTCAGGTGGACGTGGCGGCGGTGGAAGATTCAGTGGATCAAGGGGGCGAG GTGGTTACAACGGTGACAGGAGCTACAATGACAGGAGTTACGGCGATAGGGGCTTCGGAGGTGAGAGGAGCTTTGGTGGCGGCGGCGGATACAGGAGTGGAGGATATacctcaggaggtggtggtggcggcGGTGGATACAGAGACAACAG GGGTCAGGGTGGATACAGTGAGCGCTCTGGATCCTACCGCGACGGATATGACGGCTATG CTGCACACGAGTAA
- the LOC141016955 gene encoding midnolin-A-like gives MEQQQQQQQQQQQQHRGLCSFTPGRSACCCGEGVSTSQPTMRLSIISTTGSPVELTVPRGETVEGLRTHVSQKLRLQTDRIVLLYRDRQLTAGRLLDLGVADGSKLTLVPVIEAGLVCSSVRAERTMMDVLESLTEVQISDFLSGRSPLTINLGVGAHVMYVQLQLSAQNVAELQQHQDFRAGSRTCLPTADRMSHPDSFSQTSTTASDSSDSTSSIQLSAQTPRTSSHSTAPTSAPAVSCHPHSSPHQSSPPHSTHTSSHRISAPTLPTGCPHPSSPLQAATPVCSAAPTGSIPGPRSPAAASTFRESDVRASSTAEPCKQPGAVIESFVNHSPGVFSGTFSGTLAPCSQTGISHPRSGITIILQILNDLLRAACHHQGAPRTLSQLHCPASNPAVSQLLTAEEQNKANSQTPVTQRTEHLAKTPGKESRPLHSSTQENQALHSKLERLQFLMHQRRLRRRTRKNWHLSQTSHPYQHRHHRP, from the exons atggagcagcagcagcagcagcagcagcagcagcagcagcagcaccgggGCCTCTGTAGCTTCACCCCGGGCAGGTCTGCATGCTGCTGCGGGGAGGGAGTCTCCACCAGTCAGCCCACCATGCGTTTGTCCATCATCTCGACCACTGGCAGCCCGGTGGAGCTCACTGTCCCCCGGGGAGAGACCGTGGAGGGACTGAGGACACATGTCTCCCAAAAACTCAGACTGCAAACTGACAGGATCGTCCTCCTGTACAGAGACAG GCAGCTGACTGCAGGGAGACTGTTGGACCTGGGTGTAGCAGATGGCAGCAAACTGACCCTGGTCCCTGTCATTGAAGCTGGTTTAGTT TGCTCCTCTGTCAGAGCTGAGAGAACTATGATGGACGTTTTGGAAAGTTTAACAGAAGTGCAG ATCAGTGACTTCCTTTCTGGGCGCTCACCTCTGACCATTAACCTTGGAGTCGGCGCCCATGTGATGTATGTTCAGCTCCAGCTGTCTGCACAGAACGTGgcggagctgcagcagcaccaggacTTCAGAGCTGGAAGCAGAACGTGCCTGCCCACTGCAGACAGGATGAGCCACCCTGACTCTTTTTCCCAAACCTCCACTACGGCCTCGGACTCTTCTGACTCTACATCCTCAATCCAATTGAGTGCTCAAACACCCAGAACTTCCTCTCACTCAACAGCTCccacctctgctcctgctgtgAGCTGCCATCCCCACTCATCTCCACATCAGTCCAGTCCTCcccactccacacacacatcttctcACAGGATTTCAGCCCCAACTTTGCCTACTGGTTGTCCACATCCCAGCTCTCCGCTACAAGCAGCCACACCGGTCTGTTCAGCTGCTCCCACGGGCTCCATTCCTGGACCCCGGAGCCCAGCGGCAGCCTCAACCTTCAGAGAG AGTGACGTTCGGGCCTCATCCACTGCAGAACCTTGCAAGCAACCAGGAGCAGTCATAGAAAGTTTTGTGAACCACTCTCCGGGCGTCTTCTCTGGGACTTTTTCTG GCACTCTGGCCCCTTGCAGTCAGACCGGCATCAGCCATCCTCGGAGCGGCATCACCATCATTCTCCAGATCCTCAACGACCTCCTCAGAGCTGCCTGCCACCACCAGGGGGCTCCACGCACCCTCTCTCAGCTCCACTGTCCTGCTTCAAACCCTGCAGTCAGCCAGCTGCtcacagcagaggagcagaacaAAGCAAACAGCCAAACGCCGGTGACCCAGAGGACGGAGCACCTCGCTAAAACTCCAG GTAAGGAGAGCCGACCCCTCCACTCATCCACACAGGAGAATCAAGCATTGCACAGTAAGCTGGAGCGCCTGCAGTTTTTGATGCACCAGAGGCGTCTTCGCAGGCGGACTCGCAAGAACTGGCACCTCTCGCAAACGTCTCACCCGTACCAGCATCGTCACCATCGTCCCTAG